From the genome of Manis pentadactyla isolate mManPen7 chromosome 18, mManPen7.hap1, whole genome shotgun sequence, one region includes:
- the SEMA4B gene encoding semaphorin-4B, whose protein sequence is MSRGSRPGALPPRAPPLLSLSLSLLLLAPPPPSRALTPRISLPLGSEERPFLRFEAENVSNYTALLLSRDGKTLYVGAREALFALNSSVSFLPDGGYQELLWNADADRKQQCSFKGKDPQRDCQNYIKILLPLNSSHLFACGTAAFSPICTYINVENFTLAQDKAGHILLEDGKGRCPFDPNFKSTALVVDGELYTGTVSSFQGNDPAISRSQSLRPTKTESSLNWLQDPAFVASAYIPESLGSLQGDDDKIYFFFSETGQEFEFFENTIVSRIARICKGDEGGERVLQQRWTSFLKAQLLCSRPDDGFPFNVLQDVFTLSPSPQDWRDTLFYGVFTSQWHGGTTEGSAICVFTMKDVQKAFNGLYKEVNRETQQWYTVTHPVPTPRPGACITSSARERKITSSLQLPDRVLNFLKDHFLMDGQVRSHLMLLQPQARYQRVAVHRVPGLHHTYDVLFLGTSDGRLHKAVSVGPQVHLIEELQIFSPGEPVQNLLLDTDRGLLYAASHSGVVQVPVANCSVYQSCGDCVLARDPYCAWSGSHCRCISLSQAEVASRPWFQDIEGANAKNLCNISSAKPWSSVPAGAKPCEQVQFQPNTVNTLACPLLSNLATRLWLHNGAPLNASASCRVLPTGDLLLVGSQQELGVFECWSLEEGFRQLVASYCPKVAEDATADQSDRRGSVPVISTSRVSAPVGGKAGWGADKSYWTEFLVMCVLFVFAVVLLILFFLYRHRGGMKIFLKQGECASVHPKTRPALPPETQPLNGVGPPSTPLDHRGYQALSDSSPGARVFTESEKRPLSVQDSFVEVSPVCPRPRVRLGSEIRDSVV, encoded by the exons GCTCTGAAGAACGGCCATTTCTCAGATTTGAAGCTGAAAACGTCTCCAACTACACAGCCCTTCTGCTGAGCAGGGATGGCAAGACTCTGTATGTGGGTGCCCGAGAGGCCCTCTTTGCACTGAACAGCAGTGTCAGCTTCCTGCCAGACGGGGGGTACCAGGAG CTGCTGTGGAATGCAGATGCGGACAGGAAACAGCAGTGCAGCTTCAAGGGCAAAGACCCGCAG cGGGACtgtcaaaactacatcaaaatcCTCCTGCCACTCAACAGTAGCCACCTGTTCGCCTGCGGCACAGCAGCCTTCAGCCCCATCTGCACCTACATT AACGTGGAGAACTTCACTCTGGCCCAGGACAAGGCGGGGCACATCCTCCTGGAAGATGGCAAAGGCCGTTGTCCCTTTGACCCTAATTTCAAGTCCACAGCTCTGGTGGTTG ATGGTGAGCTCTACACGGGAACAGTCAGCAGCTTCCAGGGGAATGACCCGGCCATCTCCCGGAGCCAGAGCCTCCGCCCTACCAAGACCGAGAGCTCCCTCAACTGGCTGCAAG ACCCAGCCTTTGTGGCCTCAGCCTACATTCCCGAGAGCCTGGGCAGCTTGCAAGGGGACGACGACAAGATCTACTTCTTCTTCAGCGAGACTGGCCAGGAGTTTGAGTTCTTCGAGAACACCATTGTGTCCCGCATCGCCCGCATCTGCAAG GGCGACGAGGGTGGTGAGCGGGTCCTGCAGCAGCGCTGGACGTCTTTCCTGAAGGCCCAGCTGCTGTGCTCGCGGCCTGACGACGGCTTCCCTTTCAATGTGCTGCAGGACGTCTTCACGCTGAGCCCCAGTCCCCAGGACTGGCGTGATACCCTCTTCTATGGGGTCTTCACGTCCCAGTG GCATGGGGGGACCACGGAGGGCTCTGCCATCTGTGTCTTCACCATGAAGGACGTGCAGAAGGCCTTCAATGGCCTCTACAAGGAGGTGAACCGTGAGACACAGCAGTGGTACACCGTGACGCACCCAGTGCCCACGCCGCGGCCAGGAGCG TGTATCACCAGCAGTGCCCGGGAGAGGAAGATCACCTCTTCCCTGCAGCTCCCAGACCGCGTGCTCAACTTCCTCAAGGACCACTTCCTGATGGACGGCCAGGTCCGCAGCCACCTTATGCTGCTACAGCCCCAGGCCCGCTACCAGCGTGTGGCTGTCCACCGGGTGCCTGGCCTGCACCACACCTACGATGTCCTCTTCCTGGGCACCA GTGACGGCCGGCTGCACAAGGCGGTGAGTGTGGGCCCCCAGGTGCACCTCATTGAGGAGCTCCAGATCTTCTCACCAGGAGAGCCTGTGCAGAACCTGCTCCTGGACACAGACAGA GGACTGCTGTACGCTGCCTCACACTCGGGGGTGGTCCAGGTGCCCGTGGCCAACTGCAGCGTGTACCAGAGCTGCGGGGACTGCGTCCTTGCCCGCGACCCCTACTGCGCGTGGAGCGGCTCCCACTGCAGGTGCATCAGCCTCTCCCAAGCCGAGGTGGCCTCCAG GCCCTGGTTCCAGGACATTGAAGGGGCTAATGCCAAGAACCTCTGCAACATTTCCTCGGCCAAGCCCTGGTCTTCTGTACCAGCAG GTGCGAAGCCATGTGAGCAAGTCCAGTTTCAGCCCAACACAGTGAATACCTTGGCCTGTCCCCTCCTCTCCAACCTGGCGACCCGGCTCTGGCTGCACAACGGGGCCCCTCTCAATGCCTCAGCCTCTTGCCGGGTGTTGCCCACTGGGGACCTGCTGCTGGTGGGCAGCCAGCAGGAGCTGGGGGTGTTCGAGTGCTGGTCCCTGGAGGAGGGCTTTCGGCAGCTGGTGGCCAGTTACTGCCCAAAGGTGGCAGAGGATGCGACGGCAGACCAGTCCGACCGGAGGGGCAGTGTGCCTGTCATCAGCACCTCACGAGTAAGCGCGCCTGTCGGTGGCAAGGCCGGCTGGGGTGCAGACAAGTCCTACTGGACCGAGTTCCTggtgatgtgtgtgctgtttgtGTTCGCCGTGGTGCTCctcattttattcttcctctaCCGGCACCGGGGTGGCATGAAAATCTTCCTGAAGCAGGGGGAGTGTGCCAGTGTGCACCCCAAGACCCGCCCTGCGTTGCCACCTGAGACCCAGCCGCTCAATGGCGTGGGCCCCCCTAGCACCCCGCTCGACCACCGAGGCTACCAGGCCCTGTCAGATAGCTCCCCGGGAGCCCGGGTCTTTACGGAGTCAGAGAAGAGGCCCCTCAGCGTCCAGGACAGCTTCGTGGAGGTGTCCCCAGTGTGCCCCCGGCCCCGGGTCCGTCTGGGCTCCGAGATCCGGGACTCTGTGGTGTGA
- the CIB1 gene encoding calcium and integrin-binding protein 1 isoform X1: MGGSGSRLSKDLLAEYQDLTFLTKQEILLAHRRFCELLPQGHRSVEESLQARVSLEQILGLPELKANPFRERIGRVFSTSPARDSLSFEDFLDLLSVFSDTATPDVKSHYAFRIFDFDDDGTLNREDLSQLVNCLTGEGEDTRLSASEMKQLIDNILEESDIDRDGTINLSEFQHVISRSPDFASSFKIVL; encoded by the exons ATGGGGGGCTCGGGCAGTCGCCTGTCCAAGGATCTGCTGGCCGAGTACCAG GACCTGACGTTCCTCACCAAGCAGGAGATCCTCCT AGCCCACAGGCGGTTCTGTGAGCTGCTTCCCCAAGGTCACCGGAGTGTGGAGGAGTCACTGCAGGCACGAGTGTCTTTGGAGCAGATCCTCGGCCTTCCAGAACTCAAG GCCAACCCCTTCAGGGAGAGAATCGGCAGGGTCTTCTCTACATCCCCAGCCAGAGACAGCCTGAGCTTCGAGGACTTCCTGGACCTCCTCAGTGTGTTCAGTGACACAGCAACCCCAGACGTCAAGTCCCACTACGCCTTCCGCATCTTTG ATTTTGATGATGATGGGACCTTGAACAGAGAAGACCTGAGCCAGCTTGTGAACTGCCTCACTGGGGAGGGTGAGGACACGCGGCTCAGTGCTTCGGAGATGAAGCAGCTCATTGACAAC ATCCTGGAGGAGTCCGACATTGATAGGGATGGGACCATCAATCTCTCAGAGTTCCAGCATGTCATCTCTCGCTCACCGGACTTTGCCAG CTCCTTTAAGATTGTCCTGTGA
- the CIB1 gene encoding calcium and integrin-binding protein 1 isoform X2, protein MRRPHARTRLLRPAPPTRRRGREAWAPGRSIRPRPGPRLQLARDRPEPGASGRNRAGSTWELEGGDGPGGGGPRSGCRGDGTVTPLEGGSEKVTGVPGRVGGAVLAAMGGSGSRLSKDLLAEYQDLTFLTKQEILLPTPSGRESAGSSLHPQPETA, encoded by the exons ATGCGCAGGCCGCACGCGCGCACGCGGCtgctccgccccgccccgcccacccGGAGGCGGGGCCGTGAGGCCTGGGCTCCTGGCCGGAGCATCCGGCCCCGCCCCGGACCCCGCCTCCAGCTCGCCCGGGACCGCCCGGAGCCCGGAGCCAGCGGGCGGAACCGGGCCGGGAGCACCTGGGAGCTCGAAGGAGGAGACGGGCCAGGGGGCGGTGGCCCCAGGAGCGGTTGCCGCGGGGACGGGACGGTGACGCCGCTCGAGGGCGGAAGTGAGAAAGTTACCGGCGTCCCGGGACGAGTTGGCGGAGCTGTGCTCGCGGCGATGGGGGGCTCGGGCAGTCGCCTGTCCAAGGATCTGCTGGCCGAGTACCAG GACCTGACGTTCCTCACCAAGCAGGAGATCCTCCT GCCAACCCCTTCAGGGAGAGAATCGGCAGGGTCTTCTCTACATCCCCAGCCAGAGACAGCCTGA